The following proteins are encoded in a genomic region of Notolabrus celidotus isolate fNotCel1 chromosome 19, fNotCel1.pri, whole genome shotgun sequence:
- the ppwd1 gene encoding peptidylprolyl isomerase domain and WD repeat-containing protein 1 → MAESESNVELKRKAEDVPEAEAGNGEGEEEEWVGPMPSEATQSKKRKVLEFERVYLDNLPSAAMYERSYMHRDVITQIVCSKTDFIITASQDGHIKFWKKKEEEGIEFVKHFRSHLGVIESIAVSAEGALLCSVGDDQAMKVFDVVNFDMINMLKLGFHPGQSEWIYNPGDAISTVACSEKSTGKIFVYDGRGSNQPLHIFTKMHSSPLSQIRLNPKFRVIVSADKAGMLEYWTGLPNEFKFPKYVSWEYKTDTDLYEFAKHKTYPTSLAFSPDGKKMATIASDRKVRIFRFLTGKLMRVFDESLTMFTELQQMRQQLPDMEFGRRMAVERELEKVDGIRLTNIIFDETGHFVLYGTMLGIKVINVETNRCVRILGKLENIRVVKLSLFQGVAKAMQVAAPTVEMKASDNPALENLEPDPTIFCTAFKKNRFYMFSKREPEDTKSADSDRDIFNEKPSKEEVMAATQAEGPKRVSDSAIIHTTMGDIHIKLFPVECPKTVENFCVHSRNGYYNGHIFHRVIKGFMIQTGDPTGTGMGGESIWGGEFEDEFHATLRHDRPYTLSMANGGPGTNGSQFFITVVPTPWLDNKHTVFGRCAKGMEAVQRISNVKVNPKTDKPYEDISIINITIK, encoded by the exons ATGGCGGAGTCTGAAAGTAATGTGGAACTTAAACGAAAAGCTGAAGATGTTCCAGAAGCTGAAGCCGGGaatggagagggagaagaggaggagtgggTCGGCCCCATGCCCAGCGAGGCCACACAGTCCAAGAAACGGAAAG TTCTGGAGTTTGAACGTGTTTACCTGGATAACCTGCCTTCAGCTGCCATGTATGAACGGAGCTACATGCACAGAGACGTGATCACACAGATAGTCTGCTCCAA GACAGACTTCATCATCACAGCCAGCCAGGACGGCCACATCAAGTtctggaagaagaaagaggaggaggggatcgAGTTCGTCAAACACTTTAGAAGTCATCTCg GTGTGATCGAGAGCATTGCTGTCAGTGCTGAAGgtgctctcctctgctctgttggTGACGATCAGGCCATGAAAGTATTTGATGTAGTCAACTTTGACATGATCAACATGCTGAAGCTGGG CTTTCATCCAGGTCAGAGCGAGTGGATCTACAACCCAGGCGACGCCATCTCCACAGTGGCCTGTTCAGAAAAATCCACGGGGAAGATCTTCGTCTACGATGGAAGAGGAAGCAACCAGCCGCTCCACATCTTCACCAAGATGCACTCCTCCCCGCTCTCCCAAATCCGCCTCAATCCCAAATTCCGAGTCATCGTCTCTGCGGACAAAGCGGGGATGTTGGAGTACTGGACCGGCCTCCCTAATGAGTTCAAATTCCCCAAATACGTGAGCTGGGAatacaaaacagacacagaccTTTATGAATTTGCAAAACACAAAACCTATCCCACCAGTCTGGCGTTTTCTCCCGACGGGAAGAAGATGGCCACCATCGCGTCGGACAGGAAGGTCCGGATCTTCCGCTTCCTCACGGGGAAGCTGATGAGAGTGTTTGATGAGTCGTTAACT AtgttcacagagctgcagcagatgaGGCAGCAGCTGCCTGACATGGAGTTCGGGAGACGGATGGCGGtggagagagagctggagaagGTGGACGGGATCCGACTCACCAATATCATCTTTGATGAGACCGGACACTTTGTGCTGTACGGCACCATGCTGGGCATCAAGGTCATCAACGTGGAGACGAACAG GTGTGTTCGTATCCTCGGCAAGTTGGAGAACATCCGTGTGGTGAAGCTGAGTCTGTTTCAGGGAGTCGCTAAGGCCATGCAGGTGGCGGCGCCTACAGTAGAGATGAAGGCCTCGGACAACCCTGCCTTAGAGAACTTGGAGCCGGACCCCACCATATTCTGCACCGCCTTCAAGAAGAACCGCTTCTACATG TTCTCAAAGAGAGAACCAGAGGACACGAAGAGCGCGGACTCGGACAGAGACATCTTCAACGAGAAACCCTCGAAGGAAGAAGTGATGGCCGCCACGCAGGCTGAGGGACCCAAGAGAGTGTCTGACAGCGCCATCATCCACACCACCATGGGAGACATCCACATCAAGCTGTTCCCCGTAGA GTGTCCCAAAACTGTGGAGAACTTCTGCGTCCACAGCAGGAACGGATACTACAACGGACACATCTTCCACAGAGTCATCAAG GGTTTTATGATCCAGACCGGAGACCCCACAGGAACAGGGATGGGAGGTGAAAGCATCTGGGGAGGAGAGTTTGAGGACGAGTTCCACGCCACGCTGAGACATGACCGCCCGTACACACTCAGTATGGCAAACGGAGGCCCGGGAACCAATGGATCCCAGTTTTTCATCACTGTAGTACCGACT CCCTGGCTGGATAACAAGCACACCGTGTTTGGAAGGTGTGCGAAGGGCATGGAGGCCGTCCAGAGGATCTCAAACGTCAAAGTGAACCCCAAAACAGACAAACCGTACGAAGACATCAGCATCATCAACATCACCATCAAGTGA
- the trim23 gene encoding E3 ubiquitin-protein ligase TRIM23 isoform X1: MAAAAGINKQGSVATMEPCIRHGRGASGSTVKVLECGVCEDVFSLQGDKVPRLLLCGHTVCHDCLTRLPLHGRAVRCPFDRQVTELGDSGVWGLKKNFALLELLERLQNGASNQSGMAEDALKGMGECIIRCDEDESHTASMYCTVCATHLCAECSQLTHSTRTLAKHRRVPLADKPHEKTLCLQHQVHAIEFVCLEEPCQSGPLMCCVCKEYGKHQGHKHAVLETEANQIRASILDMAHCIRTFTDEVSEYSRKLVGIVQQIEGGEQIVEDGVGMAHTEHVPGTAESARSCVRAYFADLHETLCRQEEMALSVVDAHVRERLIWLRQQQEDMTILLSQVSTACLHCEKTLQQDDCRVVLAKQEINCLLETLQKQQHQFTELADHIQLDAGIPVTFTKDNRVHIGPKMEIRVVTLGLDGAGKTTILFKLKQDEFMQPIPTIGFNVETVEYKNLKFTIWDVGGKHKLRPLWKHYYLNTQAVVFVIDSCHRDRLMESHSELAKLLTEKELRDALLLIFANKQDVPGAVSVEEMTELLSLHKLCCGRSWHIQGCDARSGMGLHEGLDWLSRQLVAAGVLDVA; this comes from the exons GTGCTGGAGTGCGGTGTGTGCGAGGACGTCTTCTCTCTCCAGGGTGACAAAGTCCCTCGCCTCCTGCTGTGCGGTCACACGGTGTGTCACGACTGTCTAACCAGGTTGCCCCTGCACGGCAGAGCGGTCCGCTGCCCCTTCGACAGACAGGTCACTGAGCTGG GTGATTCTGGCGTTTGGGGTCTGAAGAAAAACTTTGCCCTGCTGGAGCTCCTGGAGCGGCTCCAGAATGGAGCGTCGAACCAGTCCGGGATGGCGGAGGACGCCCTGAAGGGGATGGGAGAA tgTATAATCCGCTGTGATGAGGACGAGAGCCACACCGCCTCCATGTACTGCACCGTGTGCGCCACCCACCTGTGCGCCGAGTGCTCCCAGCTCACCCACTCCACCCGCACGCTGGCCAAACACCGCCGGGTGCCGCTGGCCGACAAGCCTCACGAGAAGACCCTCTGCCTGCAGCACCAGGTCCACGCCATTGAGTTCGTGTGCCTGGAGGAGCCGTGCCAGTCCGGGCCTCTCATGTGCTGCGTGTGCAAGGAGTACGGCAAGCACCAAGGACACAAG cATGCTGTTCTGGAGACCGAAGCCAATCAGATCCGTGCGTCCATCTTGGACATGGCGCACTGCATCCGCACCTTCACAGACGAGGTGTCCGAGTACTCCAGGAAGCTGGTGGGCATCGTGCAGCAGATCGAGGGCGGAGAGCAGATAGTGGAGGACGGAGTCGGCATGGCACACACTGAGCAT GTCCCTGGCACGGCAGAGAGCGCTCGCTCCTGTGTCCGTGCGTACTTCGCAGACCTCCACGAGACTCTGTGTCGGCAGGAGGAGATGGCGCTGAGCGTGGTGGATGCTCACGTGAGGGAGAGGCTGATCTGGCtcaggcagcagcaggaggacatgACCATCCTGCTGTCTCAGGTGTCCACGGCCTGCCTGCACTGCGAGAAGACGCTTCAACAG GATGACTGCAGAGTCGTCCTCGCCAAGCAGGAGATCAACTGTCTGCTGGAGACTCTTcagaagcagcagcatcagTTCACAGAGCTGGCGGATCACATTCAGCTGGACGCCGGCATCCCCGTCACCTTCACTAAG GACAATCGAGTCCACATCGGTCCAAAGATGGAGATCCGTGTCGTCACTCTGGGGCTGGATGGAGCCGGGAAGACCACCATCCTCTTCAAGCTGAAACAAGACGAGTTCATGCAGCCGATCCCGACCATCG GTTTCAACGTGGAGACGGTCGAATACAAGAACTTGAAATTCACCATCTGGGATGTGGGCGGCAAACATAAGCTGAGGCCTCTCTGGAAACACTACTACCTGAACACTCAAG cGGTGGTGTTCGTCATCGACAGCTGCCACAGAGACCGACTGATGGAGTCCCACAGCGAGCTCGCCAAACTACTGACAGAGAAGGAGCTGAGAGACGCTTTGTTGCTCATCTTTGCGAACAAACAG GATGTCCCCGGAGCCGTCTCTGTGGAGGAGATGACGGAGCTGCTGAGCCTACACAAGCTGTGCTGTGGGAGGAGCTGGCACATTCAGGGCTGCGACGCCCGCAGTGGGATGGGTCTCCACGAGGGGCTGGATTGGCTCTCCAGACAGCTGGTGGCCGCCGGCGTCCTGGACGTGGCCTAA
- the trim23 gene encoding E3 ubiquitin-protein ligase TRIM23 isoform X2: MRTRATPPPCTAPCAPPTCAPSAPSSPTPPARWPNTFVCLEEPCQSGPLMCCVCKEYGKHQGHKHAVLETEANQIRASILDMAHCIRTFTDEVSEYSRKLVGIVQQIEGGEQIVEDGVGMAHTEHVPGTAESARSCVRAYFADLHETLCRQEEMALSVVDAHVRERLIWLRQQQEDMTILLSQVSTACLHCEKTLQQDDCRVVLAKQEINCLLETLQKQQHQFTELADHIQLDAGIPVTFTKDNRVHIGPKMEIRVVTLGLDGAGKTTILFKLKQDEFMQPIPTIGFNVETVEYKNLKFTIWDVGGKHKLRPLWKHYYLNTQAVVFVIDSCHRDRLMESHSELAKLLTEKELRDALLLIFANKQDVPGAVSVEEMTELLSLHKLCCGRSWHIQGCDARSGMGLHEGLDWLSRQLVAAGVLDVA, from the exons ATGAGGACGAGAGCCACACCGCCTCCATGTACTGCACCGTGTGCGCCACCCACCTGTGCGCCGAGTGCTCCCAGCTCACCCACTCCACCCGCACGCTGGCCAAACACC TTCGTGTGCCTGGAGGAGCCGTGCCAGTCCGGGCCTCTCATGTGCTGCGTGTGCAAGGAGTACGGCAAGCACCAAGGACACAAG cATGCTGTTCTGGAGACCGAAGCCAATCAGATCCGTGCGTCCATCTTGGACATGGCGCACTGCATCCGCACCTTCACAGACGAGGTGTCCGAGTACTCCAGGAAGCTGGTGGGCATCGTGCAGCAGATCGAGGGCGGAGAGCAGATAGTGGAGGACGGAGTCGGCATGGCACACACTGAGCAT GTCCCTGGCACGGCAGAGAGCGCTCGCTCCTGTGTCCGTGCGTACTTCGCAGACCTCCACGAGACTCTGTGTCGGCAGGAGGAGATGGCGCTGAGCGTGGTGGATGCTCACGTGAGGGAGAGGCTGATCTGGCtcaggcagcagcaggaggacatgACCATCCTGCTGTCTCAGGTGTCCACGGCCTGCCTGCACTGCGAGAAGACGCTTCAACAG GATGACTGCAGAGTCGTCCTCGCCAAGCAGGAGATCAACTGTCTGCTGGAGACTCTTcagaagcagcagcatcagTTCACAGAGCTGGCGGATCACATTCAGCTGGACGCCGGCATCCCCGTCACCTTCACTAAG GACAATCGAGTCCACATCGGTCCAAAGATGGAGATCCGTGTCGTCACTCTGGGGCTGGATGGAGCCGGGAAGACCACCATCCTCTTCAAGCTGAAACAAGACGAGTTCATGCAGCCGATCCCGACCATCG GTTTCAACGTGGAGACGGTCGAATACAAGAACTTGAAATTCACCATCTGGGATGTGGGCGGCAAACATAAGCTGAGGCCTCTCTGGAAACACTACTACCTGAACACTCAAG cGGTGGTGTTCGTCATCGACAGCTGCCACAGAGACCGACTGATGGAGTCCCACAGCGAGCTCGCCAAACTACTGACAGAGAAGGAGCTGAGAGACGCTTTGTTGCTCATCTTTGCGAACAAACAG GATGTCCCCGGAGCCGTCTCTGTGGAGGAGATGACGGAGCTGCTGAGCCTACACAAGCTGTGCTGTGGGAGGAGCTGGCACATTCAGGGCTGCGACGCCCGCAGTGGGATGGGTCTCCACGAGGGGCTGGATTGGCTCTCCAGACAGCTGGTGGCCGCCGGCGTCCTGGACGTGGCCTAA